One Spinacia oleracea cultivar Varoflay chromosome 4, BTI_SOV_V1, whole genome shotgun sequence DNA segment encodes these proteins:
- the LOC110787884 gene encoding uncharacterized protein isoform X2 — translation MAGWERLRRCLRTVFFMLAMLASLLVQCLPLLVAIGDVLVPCVLVSSFTCVRCYGFKQHLRRYAFKSSLVDIPLVSVFRSLLITCVYSLSDAPALSHGPYLGSVTICSISSILLLSVKACVFSVNSQMEAEASLSISRRILHLKKAWGMPVLFLSSVVFALGHMVIAYRISCKARRKLLFHRVDPETVLSCKSLLSAYQKLPRSPIPSSAKVTPKSDSETRRKPYGLTRYEGVLPVRLLADIDSLFTTCEGFTIHYKISMPSSPTRSLSSTTFVEPSRSCSPQLGIGVEANGECGIVLVHGFGGGVFSWRHVMGTLARQVGRTVAAFDRPGWGLTPRLLRKDWEEKQLPNPYRLDTQVDLLLSFCSEMGFSSVIFVGHDDGGLLALRAAERVKTSGSSTNISVKAIVLLSADLSRDVVPSFARILLRTSLGKKHLVQPLLRTEITQVVNRRAWYDATKLTTEVLNLYKAPLCVEGWDEALHEIGKLSGETVLSPEKAASLVKAVQDLPILVVTGAEDALVALRPAQTMASKFVDSRLVAISGCGHLPHEECPKALLAAVSPFISRVLSDFEVQIHTE, via the exons ATGGCGGGGTGGGAGAGGTTGAGGAGGTGTTTGAGAACGGTGttcttcatgttggcaatgcTGGCGTCATTGTTGGTACAATGTTTGCCATTATTGGTAGCCATTGGAGATGTTTTGGTGCCCTGTGTTTTGGTTTCGAGCTTCACCTGTGTCAGGTGTTACGGCTTTAAACAACACCTCAGAAGATACGCTTTCAAGAGCTCTTTGGTTGATATTCCCCTTGTTTCTGTCTTCAGATCTCTCCTTATTACCT GTGTATATTCTCTCTCTGATGCTCCTGCTCTTTCTCATGGACCATATCTTGGAAGTGTAACAATATGCTCTAtttcttcaattcttcttctgtCAGTTAAGGCCTGTGTTTTCTCTGTGAATTCTCAAATGGAAGCTGAAGCTTCTCTGTCTATTTCAAGGCGTATTCTTCATTTGAAGAAGGCGTGGGGTATGCctgttttgtttttgtcatcTGTAGTTTTTGCTCTTGGCCATATGGTGATTGCCTATCGAATTAGCTGCAAGGCGAGGAGAAAACTCCTATTTCACCGCGTTGACCCAGAGACG GTTCTGTCTTGCAAGAGTTTGCTATCTGCCTATCAAAAGCTTCCACGGTCTCCAATTCCCTCCTCAGCAAAGGTCACTCCTAAAAGTGACAGTGAGACAAGGAGGAAACCTTATGGTCTGACCCGTTATGAAGGTGTCTTGCCTGTCAGATTACTTGCCGACATTGATAGTTTATTCACAACTTGTGAAGGCTTCACAATCCATTACAAGATTAGCATGCCTAGCTCTCCTACGCGTTCTCTATCATCCACAACCTTTGTTGAACCCAGTAGAAGCTGCAGTCCTCAGCTGGGAATTG GTGTAGAGGCAAATGGAGAGTGTGGTATTGTCCTTGTGCATGGATTTGGAGGTGGAGTTTTCTCATGGAGGCATGTCATGGGTACACTGGCACGTCAAGTAGGTCGAACTGTTGCAGCATTTGATCGGCCTGGGTGGGGTTTAACTCCTAGGCTACTAAGGAAGGATTGGGAAGAAAAACAATTGCCAAACCCTTACAGACTTGATACTCAG GTTGACCTGCTTCTGTCCTTCTGTTCAGAAATGGGGTTTTCTTCAGTGATTTTTGTTGGGCATGATGATGGTGGTTTGCTTGCACTAAGGGCAGCAGAAAGAGTGAAAACATCTGGGAGTTCTACAAAT ATTTCAGTCAAAGCAATAGTGTTGCTGAGTGCAGATCTTTCTAGAGACGTAGTTCCTTCGTTTGCTAGGATCCTTCTGCGTACTTCGTTGGGAAAGAAACATTTGGTACAGCCGCTGCTGCGGACTGAAATTACACAAGTGGTAAATAGGCGTGCATGGTACGATGCCACCAAGCTGACAACAGAAGTCTTAAACCTATACAAG GCCCCTCTCTGTGTAGAAGGATGGGATGAGGCTCTTCATGAAATCGGTAAGCTTTCCGGTGAAACAGTTTTATCACCTGAAAAAGCAGCGTCGCTGGTAAAAGCAGTTCAAGATTTGCCTATATTGGTTGTCACTGGAGCTGAGGATGCACTTGTTGCTTTAAGACCTGCTCAAACTATGGCTTCCAAGTTCGTAGATTCT AGGCTAGTTGCTATATCAGGATGCGGCCATCTTCCGCACGAGGAATGCCCTAAAGCTTTGCTTGCTGCTGTATCCCCCTTCATTTCCAGAGTTCTATCCGATTTTGAAGTGCAGATCCACACAGAGTGA
- the LOC110787883 gene encoding F-box/FBD/LRR-repeat protein At5g22660, which produces MEMPMKYCDSQEDRISNLPDNVLVSIISLLPVDSAARTSILSNRWKPLWTQITQLSFPPPPPSHDVLRYDDFRYYVKTLNHIFLQLVSPKIHIFKLDFSHKLSKFLNKATDGTLFQFLSPWISDICFKNPEVIQVTFQLSPLKQTELIPVPSCLLETQSLEIVELHPEFNFNRNLQIDVGLSLIYLPKLKKMTLSLNDSHCAMITSPLFKSCPLLENLSVCINLNEAHDAIDISAPGLKSLVIEIIEKSIEVTGSCKFLIDSPMLEYFEIRGALRFFHFGSAMYNLTQVRISIDEDYFCCEEYNYISHILGLFEGISWAKSLVLEDTGSHLFYYVHQPLIFHNLSHLSFSSDNGDGLGCKQFPSGLLSNVRRVEFHEVVGDRSEVGLIEYILGNSPSLEEFEIVMHPEFEDNEETDQLRYEFDLCIEVFGFPNISKCIVKFSGRLITTTSNNFKDGVLSCQIKAD; this is translated from the coding sequence atggAAATGCCGATGAAGTATTGCGATAGTCAAGAAGACAGGATAAGCAATCTGCCGGATAACGTTCTGGTCTCAATAATCTCTCTCCTCCCGGTCGATTCCGCCGCCCGTACCTCGATCTTATCCAACCGGTGGAAACCGCTTTGGACCCAGATTACTCAGCTTTCTTTCCCACCACCGCCTCCATCGCACGACGTTTTAAGGTACGACGATTTTAGGTATTACGTCAAAACCCTAAATCACATTTTCTTACAACTGGTCTCTCCCAAGATTCACATCTTCAAGCTTGATTTCTCACATAAACTGTCGAAATTCTTGAATAAAGCTACAGATGGAACCTTATTCCAGTTTTTGAGTCCATGGATTAGTGACATTTGTTTCAAGAATCCTGAGGTTATTCAAGTAACTTTCCAGCTTTCCCCTCTCAAACAAACCGAGTTAATTCCTGTTCCTAGTTGTTTACTTGAAACTCAATCACTTGAGATTGTTGAATTGCATCCGGAATTCAACTTCAATCGAAATTTACAGATTGATGTTGGATTATCATTAATATATCTCCCTAAGTTGAAGAAAATGACCTTGTCCCTCAACGATTCTCACTGTGCTATGATAACTTCCCCTCTGTTTAAGTCTTGCCCTTTGCTGGAAAATCTGAGTGTCTGCATAAATTTAAATGAGGCTCATGACGCTATTGATATATCGGCCCCGGGTTTAAAGAGTTTAGTCATAGAAATTATAGAAAAAAGCATAGAGGTGACCGGAAGTTGCAAATTTTTGATTGATTCCCCTATGTTAGAGTATTTCGAAATTCGAGGTGCATTGCGCTTTTTTCACTTTGGTAGTGCAATGTATAATTTAACCCAAGTGAGAATTTCAATCGATGAAGATTATTTCTGTTGTGAGGAATATAATTATATTTCTCATATATTGGGGTTATTTGAAGGGATTTCTTGGGCTAAATCTCTCGTTTTGGAAGACACTGGTTCTCACTTATTCTACTATGTCCATCAGCCgctaatatttcataatttgtCTCACCTTAGTTTTTCCTCGGATAATGGTGACGGGTTAGGTTGCAAACAATTCCCTAGTGGTTTGTTAAGCAATGTTAGGAGAGTAGAATTCCACGAGGTAGTCGGGGACCGGTCTGAGGTTGGTTTGATTGAATATATTTTGGGCAATTCTCCAAGTTTGGAAGAGTTTGAGATTGTTATGCACCCCGAGTTCGAGGATAATGAGGAAACAGACCAGTTACGGTATGAGTTTGATTTATGCATTGAGGTATttggttttccaaatatttCAAAATGTATTGTTAAATTTTCTGGGCGCTTGATTACAACTACAAGCAACAATTTCAAAGATGGGGTTCTTTCTTGCCAAATAAAAGCCGATTGA
- the LOC110787868 gene encoding two-component response regulator 24-like: MANVKKFNALIVDDDSIVRAMNMKYLTRNGFQVEIAENGQEAVEYFHAGNRFDLVIMDMEMPIMDGFQATKEIRALGVRSLIIGMSASSSQTKIQEFVSAGLDYFYPKPMNMAKLAAIVGHLN; this comes from the exons ATGGCAAATGTTAAGAAGTTCAATGCTCTTATTGTTGATGATGACTCTATAGTTCGAGCCATGAACATGAAGTATTTAACTAGAAATGGATTTCAAGTTGAAATAGCTGAAAATGGTCAAGAAGCTGTTGAGTATTTTCATGCAGGCAATCGTTTTGATCTAGTCATAATGGACATGGAAATGCCTATAATGGACGGCTTTCAG GCTACAAAGGAAATTCGAGCTTTGGGAGTGAGGAGTTTGATCATTGGCATGTCTGCATCTTCTTCGCAAACAAAGATTCAAGAGTTTGTTAGTGCAGGGTTGGATTATTTCTATCCTAAGCCTATGAACATGGCTAAACTTGCAGCCATTGTAGGTCACCTTAATTGA
- the LOC110787884 gene encoding uncharacterized protein isoform X1 — protein MAGWERLRRCLRTVFFMLAMLASLLVQCLPLLVAIGDVLVPCVLVSSFTCVRCYGFKQHLRRYAFKSSLVDIPLVSVFRSLLITCVYSLSDAPALSHGPYLGSVTICSISSILLLSVKACVFSVNSQMEAEASLSISRRILHLKKAWGMPVLFLSSVVFALGHMVIAYRISCKARRKLLFHRVDPETVLSCKSLLSAYQKLPRSPIPSSAKVTPKSDSETRRKPYGLTRYEGVLPVRLLADIDSLFTTCEGFTIHYKISMPSSPTRSLSSTTFVEPSRSCSPQLGIGRVNVDRPLNALSKTQHNLSRSYSNQFYSSSLFDPLLENLARSAVSSDEFPPMSLDPVDDKDVSDLSPLKLDSGVEANGECGIVLVHGFGGGVFSWRHVMGTLARQVGRTVAAFDRPGWGLTPRLLRKDWEEKQLPNPYRLDTQVDLLLSFCSEMGFSSVIFVGHDDGGLLALRAAERVKTSGSSTNISVKAIVLLSADLSRDVVPSFARILLRTSLGKKHLVQPLLRTEITQVVNRRAWYDATKLTTEVLNLYKAPLCVEGWDEALHEIGKLSGETVLSPEKAASLVKAVQDLPILVVTGAEDALVALRPAQTMASKFVDSRLVAISGCGHLPHEECPKALLAAVSPFISRVLSDFEVQIHTE, from the exons ATGGCGGGGTGGGAGAGGTTGAGGAGGTGTTTGAGAACGGTGttcttcatgttggcaatgcTGGCGTCATTGTTGGTACAATGTTTGCCATTATTGGTAGCCATTGGAGATGTTTTGGTGCCCTGTGTTTTGGTTTCGAGCTTCACCTGTGTCAGGTGTTACGGCTTTAAACAACACCTCAGAAGATACGCTTTCAAGAGCTCTTTGGTTGATATTCCCCTTGTTTCTGTCTTCAGATCTCTCCTTATTACCT GTGTATATTCTCTCTCTGATGCTCCTGCTCTTTCTCATGGACCATATCTTGGAAGTGTAACAATATGCTCTAtttcttcaattcttcttctgtCAGTTAAGGCCTGTGTTTTCTCTGTGAATTCTCAAATGGAAGCTGAAGCTTCTCTGTCTATTTCAAGGCGTATTCTTCATTTGAAGAAGGCGTGGGGTATGCctgttttgtttttgtcatcTGTAGTTTTTGCTCTTGGCCATATGGTGATTGCCTATCGAATTAGCTGCAAGGCGAGGAGAAAACTCCTATTTCACCGCGTTGACCCAGAGACG GTTCTGTCTTGCAAGAGTTTGCTATCTGCCTATCAAAAGCTTCCACGGTCTCCAATTCCCTCCTCAGCAAAGGTCACTCCTAAAAGTGACAGTGAGACAAGGAGGAAACCTTATGGTCTGACCCGTTATGAAGGTGTCTTGCCTGTCAGATTACTTGCCGACATTGATAGTTTATTCACAACTTGTGAAGGCTTCACAATCCATTACAAGATTAGCATGCCTAGCTCTCCTACGCGTTCTCTATCATCCACAACCTTTGTTGAACCCAGTAGAAGCTGCAGTCCTCAGCTGGGAATTGGTAGGGTAAATGTTGACCGGCCATTAAATGCTCTGTCAAAAACCCAACATAATCTGTCTAGAAGCTATAGCAATCAATTCTATTCATCTTCTTTGTTTGACCCATTGCTTGAAAATTTGGCACGTTCTGCGGTTTCATCTGACGAATTTCCTCCTATGAGCCTTGATCCTGTGGATGATAAGGATGTAAGTGATTTAAGCCCTTTGAAATTGGATTCAGGTGTAGAGGCAAATGGAGAGTGTGGTATTGTCCTTGTGCATGGATTTGGAGGTGGAGTTTTCTCATGGAGGCATGTCATGGGTACACTGGCACGTCAAGTAGGTCGAACTGTTGCAGCATTTGATCGGCCTGGGTGGGGTTTAACTCCTAGGCTACTAAGGAAGGATTGGGAAGAAAAACAATTGCCAAACCCTTACAGACTTGATACTCAG GTTGACCTGCTTCTGTCCTTCTGTTCAGAAATGGGGTTTTCTTCAGTGATTTTTGTTGGGCATGATGATGGTGGTTTGCTTGCACTAAGGGCAGCAGAAAGAGTGAAAACATCTGGGAGTTCTACAAAT ATTTCAGTCAAAGCAATAGTGTTGCTGAGTGCAGATCTTTCTAGAGACGTAGTTCCTTCGTTTGCTAGGATCCTTCTGCGTACTTCGTTGGGAAAGAAACATTTGGTACAGCCGCTGCTGCGGACTGAAATTACACAAGTGGTAAATAGGCGTGCATGGTACGATGCCACCAAGCTGACAACAGAAGTCTTAAACCTATACAAG GCCCCTCTCTGTGTAGAAGGATGGGATGAGGCTCTTCATGAAATCGGTAAGCTTTCCGGTGAAACAGTTTTATCACCTGAAAAAGCAGCGTCGCTGGTAAAAGCAGTTCAAGATTTGCCTATATTGGTTGTCACTGGAGCTGAGGATGCACTTGTTGCTTTAAGACCTGCTCAAACTATGGCTTCCAAGTTCGTAGATTCT AGGCTAGTTGCTATATCAGGATGCGGCCATCTTCCGCACGAGGAATGCCCTAAAGCTTTGCTTGCTGCTGTATCCCCCTTCATTTCCAGAGTTCTATCCGATTTTGAAGTGCAGATCCACACAGAGTGA